A window of Chryseobacterium sp. IHB B 17019 genomic DNA:
GTCTGATTTTTTTCTCAACATCAATTATAATCATTTCTCCTACCTCTTTCCCTCCTTCGGTTAAGGCAACAACAATCTTAGATCCGTCATAATTAGGTTTTATGTAATTTATAACATATTCTTTATTATTTCTTTTATATTCAGCAGAGGTAAATAGTAACTCTTCTTTCCCATTAAATCCATTTCGAACATACAATTTAGGGGTATTTTCTTTAACCTGTCTTTTTAAGTAAAAGTATTTATCATTATTTGTAACCTGCAAATAAGAGATAGAATACTCGTTCTTACTATCCATCTCACCAAGCTTGTCAATCAAATATTGGCGATTTGGAATAGACTGTAAAACAGAATTCGCATAGCTATTTTGTTCTTTCATCCAATCTATGACAGATGAATCTTTTACATTCTCAATATTACGATATTCATCAATTACTTTTGTTTCAAAATATTGATCAGTTGAGGGTATTGATTTGATTATTGGCTGTGTTTGAGAAAATAAAATTTGATAACAAAAAATCAAAAAAGTGATTATATATTTCATATTATTAAAGTATGATGTAAGTGAAGATGTAAGGTACAATTCTGTACCTTACATCTTAAAACAACTATTTTAAATAGTTATTAAGAGCATTTATTGCTGTTGCTTGTCCTAGATCGCCTGTATTATTACCACCATCTCCGCCATTTCCACCATTTCCACCATTTCCACCTGTAATTATTCTTAAATTAGCAACACTTACCAGTTGTAATTTTTTTAAAGATAATTTCTTTTGCGCTTTTTGTTTTTGTTTTTTCATTCTATTTGATTTTTGCTTTTTTAATCGGTCCAAAATAAGTGCTTTTTCCAAAATATCATTATATTAAGTTGCCGACATTGATCAATATCGTATTATTATTTTGATAAAATACTAATTTTGAATCAGTTATCATTCTCACGTAAAATTCTTATATAATAAGAAGGTAAAGTCCCTGTAACATTTTTAAATGCTTTCGTAAAAGATTCTACATTATTAAAACCCACATCTTCTGCAATAGCAGCTATAGTTTTTAACCTTAATTTTTTGTTTTCCTTTAATTCTGTAATTGCAAAATTAATACGCAACTCATTTAAATATTGTGAAAAGCTTTTGTCTTTTATTTCATTAATTATTTTAGACAAGTAGTCTCTATTTGTTTCAAAATCTTTAGATAAAGAATACAATGTAATATTTTTAGTAATGAATATTTTTTGCTTTTCGAAATTTTCTAATTTTAGAATAAGTGCTTGTTTAACATTTTCGGGAATTGGACTTTTAACTTTATTATTTTTTTCATTAAATAAAAGATTAGGAATTTGTGTTACGTGATTTTCTATCTCTAGTTTCTCAGAATTATTTAATTTATAAATTTCAGAACTTTCATTTTGTGTATCAATTAATTTTTGAGCCTGGACTTGATAGAGTTTCAATTTGCTCCGATTAATATTATATAAATAGATGAATATAAAAAGTAACAATAGGCCTCCACCAAGTAGCCCGTACAATGCAGTATTCCGTTTATCTAAATTTAAAATTAATTTTTCTTTTTGCTCTAATAGCTCAGGAGTGTCAAACTTTTGATGAATCTTTTTAGAAAATTTATAATTTGATTCATATATAACTTCATTAAGGCCTATAAGTCTATCTATAAGATAAATTTGTTTTTCTTTGTTGCCTTCTTTTTCATAATATTGCAAGGAATATTTATATAAATTAATCAACTCTGGACGTATAAAGCTTATTCTTTTCTGTACAGAATCCATTTTATTAAAATAATAAAAATATTCATGTTTATTATTTAATTTCTGAAAATTCATAGATAGGTACATATAGGATATCCCAAGATTGGTAGAGTCATATTTTTTAAAATAATCAATATTTTGTTTTAACCCTTTAACTGACTTTAGATAGTCTTTTAGGTAAAACTTAATAATATAGCAACTAAGATCATATACTTTAAAATAATATTTCTTATTATAAAGAAGACATTTAGATCTACCCATTTCTGCATAAACATAAGCGGAATCGTACTTTCCTACTGCACTATATGTAATTGCTAAGCTATGTAAAATGGATAAATAATTACCCGGATCTTCTTTTTCTTCGTTTTTTATATAATTGTAATTTTCTTTAAATATTTTTAAAGCTTCTTCATAATCATAAGTGAAATATTTTATTTTTCCAATTGCATGCTTTATCAAAACGACTTCCTTCGTATTATTATTTTTTTTTGCATAAGGAAGTGCCTTTAAATAATAAGATAATGCCTGATCATATTTATTACAATTATAATAGATATCTCCAATTTTATAATTCCCATATGATAATTCATCTATATTACTGCTTTTATTAATGATATTTTGTATGCTGTCAATGTATTTGACATTCTTTTTAAATTTTGTGAAAAGAAAAAAGTATCCATCAAACTGTTTTTTGACATTCTTTTCTTTTTTAGCTTTTTCTAAAAAAGTATATGCATACATTATTGCTTTATGATCTTGCCGAAATTCTTTACTATAAGATTTCTCTAGCTGTTCAAAGCTTTTATTTTTTAAGGAATCAGGAATATAAAAGCTCTTTACACTTTGAGAAAGGTATGAGCCAATATAAAAAAGGAAAGGAAGTAACAAAATTTTATGCATAAGTGTTTTTTGAAATGCAATAATACCACATTTTTATTATTTTCACATGTTAAATAATCTATTAAAAATCAACACATTATAAATTACAATACTGATAGATTGATCAATTTTAACATATATTATCTCGAAATTGATCAATTTTGGAATACTCTGCTTGTGAAAAATATTAATCTGTATCATCTTTGTCTCAGGCAAAAGCACAAATGCATATTTCTTTTTCTTATGTGTACAGTAAGAAAAGAAAATATAAAACGCTGATCAGCGAAACCCATGTCAGGGATTGTATGACAAAAATTATTTATTAAATTTAAAATTTAACAAGAAATGAAAAAAACATTAGCGTCTTTAAATGGCAAAAAAATCAAAAAGAATGATTTAATCACAGTAAAAGGTGGCCTATTAAATTCTAGTACCAGTACTATATCTTCTGGTTGCGACACACTTGTAATGACAGGACACAAGGGTGATGCTCATCCTTCGAATGACGGAACGTGTGATGACAGTGATTGGGCATGTTAAATAACATTACAAATAAGATGGTTACGGCTTTTGCCGTAACCATTTTTCTCATGGCCTGCAAAACATCTACAGAGGTTACTCCTCTAAAAGATGAAAAGTTCAGTTATGTTATACAAAACCAGAAAAATGCTGTATCATTCAAAAGTTTAGGTCTTAGAAAAAACTCCAAGTATTATTTTCATAAAAGTTATGGAAAAATAATTTTCAGTAATCGACAAAAATCAATAGTGAATAACTATTGTAATAATAATATTATTACGTCACTGTTTCTCATAAAAAATCTTCCTGACATTTTGGAGAAAAATGCTAGAACAGTGACCACTGAAGACGGTAAAAAATATTTGTGTTATGATATTATTGAAGATATTGGAGGACAAAAAAAAATGCTAAAAAGATATTTTTCTTATCAAGATCGAAATTATCTTTTTGTCGTGAAGGAGATAAAAATTTGTAGAAAAAACAAATCTACTGAAGCACTAAAGTTAAGCTACGATATAGACATAGAATCGTATGCTGATCAAGAATTTAAAGGACTTATTTTATGAGTAACATCTTAGTCATTTCAAAATCTTTTTTCGATGAAACAACCAATGATATATGTTGTTGGTTTGATTTTCACAAAATTCCTTATGTAAGACTTAACATAGATCAAATAAATAACCCTAAATTATATGATGTCTTTATTGATTTTCAATCAGAAAAAATAATAATAACTGACATTTTACTTAATCTTAAAGTTAATCTAGATGAGATTGAAATTGTCTGGTGCAGGAGATTTATTGACCAAAGCAGTGAAAGCATTACAAAAATAGGTGGTATAATTGATCATAATGCTGTTACTCTTTCAAAATTCATTTTTGCAGAAA
This region includes:
- a CDS encoding helix-turn-helix domain-containing protein, producing MHKILLLPFLFYIGSYLSQSVKSFYIPDSLKNKSFEQLEKSYSKEFRQDHKAIMYAYTFLEKAKKEKNVKKQFDGYFFLFTKFKKNVKYIDSIQNIINKSSNIDELSYGNYKIGDIYYNCNKYDQALSYYLKALPYAKKNNNTKEVVLIKHAIGKIKYFTYDYEEALKIFKENYNYIKNEEKEDPGNYLSILHSLAITYSAVGKYDSAYVYAEMGRSKCLLYNKKYYFKVYDLSCYIIKFYLKDYLKSVKGLKQNIDYFKKYDSTNLGISYMYLSMNFQKLNNKHEYFYYFNKMDSVQKRISFIRPELINLYKYSLQYYEKEGNKEKQIYLIDRLIGLNEVIYESNYKFSKKIHQKFDTPELLEQKEKLILNLDKRNTALYGLLGGGLLLLFIFIYLYNINRSKLKLYQVQAQKLIDTQNESSEIYKLNNSEKLEIENHVTQIPNLLFNEKNNKVKSPIPENVKQALILKLENFEKQKIFITKNITLYSLSKDFETNRDYLSKIINEIKDKSFSQYLNELRINFAITELKENKKLRLKTIAAIAEDVGFNNVESFTKAFKNVTGTLPSYYIRILRENDN